Genomic segment of Ralstonia pickettii:
CTTCATCTGCTCCTGGACCTGCGCCAGTTGCTTGTCGAATTCAGCAGTGTTGGGCGCCGCAGCGGGGGCGCTTTTCTTGGTTGGCGTACTCTGCGCGACGGCGCTTACTGGCACCAACTGGCTGCCTAGAGCAAGGCCAGCGATGACAGCAACAACGATTTTTTTCATGATGTGTCTCCTGACACCGAACGATGATGAACAGGCCGAAATCTCTGCACCCAGCCTGTTTTCATAATGTTCGTCCTGGCTTTATTCGACTTGATGTCGGTCAACTGAGCACGCTTAGAAGCTCAAGTGTGCAAATGTGTCGAGGGAGGGATACCGGCACCGTCGTTTCGTCCAAGAATCCGTGCCAGCCATGATTGGCACGGCAGCCTTTCGACGCCGAGATCAGCGAACGAAGAATCCGTTTCCTGGGTGCCGAATCCGTAGCGGCGTCCTCCGCCGCTCGACTCGACCATTGGTCATCTTTTCAAATCAGTAGCTTAAGTTGAGATGTGGCGGATTTTTCGCGAATCCAGGCCGACGTTCACATAGGCGGAAGGAGTGATTCTCCCTTCGGGTCGTGCATGGCATAATGAATGCGAATAACTCTCATTAACAAAACGCACACATGAACACAAGCAGCACAACCGCAGCTCCCCTCTTTCGGTCCCGATGGGCTCGCTTTGCTGCCGTCGCTGGGCCTGGCCTGGTGGTCATGCTGGCCGACACCGACGCCGGCAGCATCATCACGGCCGCGCAGAGTGGTGCGCAATGGGGGTACAGCCTGCTATTGCTTCAAGCGATCCTCATCCCGATTCTCTTCGTCGTGCAGGAGCTTACGGTGCGACTTGGCATCGTGACGGGCCAGGGGCACGGGCGCGGGATTCAGCAGCACTTCGGGCCGGTTTGGGCGCGAATCTCAGTTGGAACTCTGCTGCTTGCCTGCGTTGGCGCGCTCGTGTCCGAGCTCAGCGGCATCGCTGGGGTCGGTGCCCTCGTTGGCATCCCCGCTTGGCAAAGCATGGCCGTCGTGGTGGTCGGGCTTGTCGCAATGGCATACACCGGCTCCTACCTGACCGTGGAGCGGATTGCGCTTGCCGTCGGGATGTTCGAGTTCGTGTTTCTGCTGGTGGCCTGGAAGGCGCAGCCCGAAGCACACCAGTTGGTCTCCGGCGCGATGAGCATGCCGTTACACGACACCAAGTACCTGTACCTGATCGCCGCCAATATCGGGGCAGTGATCATGCCCTGGATGGTGTTCTACCAGCAGTCCGCAGTGGTGGAAAAAGGATTGACGATCGATGATCTGCCGGCAGCGCGGTGGGACACCGCAGTGGGTGCCGTTGTAACGCAATTGATTATGGGGGCAGTGCTGGTCGCAACTGCGGCAACGATTGGCCGCGCAGGTAACGGGCAATCGCTCGATACGGTGCAGCAGATTGCGCAGGCAATCACTCCGTTCTTGGGCGAGCGCACTGGGACATTTATGTTCGCTCTTGGCATGATCGGCGCTGCCTTGGTCGCCACCATCGTTGTGACGCTTACAGCCGCTCGGGCTCTCGGCGAGGTCATGGGGTTCAAGCATTCGCTGGAACACCATCCGCGCGAGGCGCCATGGTTCTATGGTGTGTATACGTTGGCCCTTGCCCTCGGCGGTATCTTGGTCGCCTCGGGCGTGGATTTGGTCAAATTGAGCGTTGGCGTGCAGGTGATGAACGCGTTGCTCCTACCCATCGTCCTTGGCTTCCTGTATGTGCTGGCGCGCCGTGCACTGCCTGAGCCCCATAGCCTCAAGGGCGGCTATGCTGCTTTGGTGGTGACCATCATTGTCCTAACCGCGGGATTTGGTCTGTATTCCGGTGTGGTCGGGGCCCTAGGCTGATCGAGGGGTGAGCCAAACGAACTGCGCCTGACCGAAGATGCGCGCGAGTCCGACCAGCAGGCTTGCCCCCATGTCGGCGAACACGGCCATCCACATAGTCGCCTGCCCAGTGAAGGTAAGCACCAGAAGCACGGCCTTGATGCCGAGCGCGAGCGGGATCTTCTACATGAGTACCTGCGCCTAGCGCGGGAGAGCCACACGAAGGTCGGAAGGTTGCGCAGGTCATCATCCATCAGCGCCACGTCGGCCGTGTCGGTGCCCGCCGCGCCCATGACAAAGCCGATATGGGGCATCGTTGATTCCGTCCCCCGCCATGCCGACCTTGCCGGAGCGTGCGAGCTGCTCGACCTCGTGCAGCTCGTTGGCGGGCAGCAGGTTGCCTTGGGCGCGGTCGATTCCAGCCTGTGCGGCATTGCCTAGGGCCAGCCAGTGCCGCCGCCCAAGTAAACGAAGTCTGGCCCCCTGAGTCAGGTACGGCACCCGTCCGGGATGTGTTTTGGCTTTAGGATGGCTGTTTAAAGATGAGGTAGTCGAGATAAAGCCAAATTTCGCGCCACAGAAAGTTCGCCCGAGTGCTCAAGGACTCGAAACGGCTAGATGAGGTAGGCCCAGGCAGGGCCTGGAGTCCAATATCGTTAGCCATTGCAGTTGCTCTTCGCAAATGTAACGGATCGCTGACCAACAAAACCGTGTGGATTCCCAGTGGGTCTAATAGCTTCTTTGCATTGACAAGGTTTTGCCAAGTCGTACGCGAGGTGGTTTCCGCCAAGATCGCGTCAGGTGGTACACCGTGCTTGATAGCGTACTCGCGGCCGACTTTACCTTCACTTGGATAATCTGCCCCCGGTGTTCCGCCGGTGAATACCAGGTATCTCACCTGCTTGTTCTGGTAGCGCGTGATCGCCTCGTTAATCCGTTCACGATAAACGGGAGACGGCTTATTACCCCAGACTGCAGCGCCAAGAACAATAGCCGCATCCACGGGAGCATTGAACGACTGTTCTCCGTAACTGACAATCTGCCACGCTACTATGAACAATCCGATGGCGAACAAGAGGGCCAGCATCAGTGGCCCGATGACAATTGCGCGTCGGATTAACAATGGGCGTCGATTCACGTCATTCAACCGGCTGGCCTCCCCTTAACGAAAGGCCAAATCGCGCAGCTTTCTGAGAGAACTCCATCTCGACAGAAGCACATGACAAACACGGTTAGCCGATCCACAGTACCAACAGCGAAGCTAGCAAGCAGTAAAAGCCGAAGAAATGCCATCGGCCTTGCTCCAGCCAGCGCGAGAGCCACCGCAGCGCAACCCAACCTGCCAAAAAGCTCATCGCCATGCCGATCATGCTCGGCCCCATGAGGTGCAAGAATCCATCCGAGTGCATCGCTGTGGTGGTAGCTGCGTACTCTTTGTAGAGTCGATACGCTTCTTTGACGATCACTGCTGGGGTCAATACTACGGCCAACGCAAAGCTAAACTCTTCGGCACGTCGCCGCGCCACACCCAAGGCGAGCCCGGCCGAAATAGTGGCGCCTGAACGGGAGAAACCGCGAAATGGGAGACACAGCCCCTGCACAGCGCCAATCCATGCCGATTGGCGCAAGCTGAGGTTATCGATCCCTCGATCCTGGAGACGGGAGGACAGAATAATCAGCAGGCCGGCTGCCGCCAAGGCTGCGGCTATCAGGCGCGAGTTGCCAAACAGATGCTCGATCTCGAAATTCGCTGAGTCAGCTACGACTACATGCTTAATGAATTGCAGCAGCGTCACACCCACGATACCGGTTGCGAGCGTTGCAACCAGTATGCACAGGGCGTTAGTGCGAAATGCCTGTCCTGAACTGAAATAGGTGGCACGCCACGATTTCCAGAAATAGGCAATGACTGCGAACATCGTGCCGGTATGTAGCATGACCAGCAAAAGCGTCATTTGAGGCGCTGTTGGATCCAGCCCCATCAGCTTCTCGGCCACAATGACATGGGCCGAGCTCGATACAGGCAGCAGTTCGGCTGCCCCTTGAACGACAGCCAGGACAAGGATCTGTAGCAAGTTCATTTGTGCTTCTTCGCGGCAATTTAAAATTGGGACACGGGAATAAAGGGTGGCACTTGGTATAACTCAACCTGACTCGATGCCTGAGCGGGCATACTGGCGTTGCATCCTGGTGGCGCCCAGGAGACAGATCGCGCCAAGTGAAATCGCTACGTCAGCCAAGTTGAATGCGGGCCAGTGCCACGCTCGCCAATAGAAGTCGAGATAGTCGACGACCTGCCCACGCGCCACCCGGTCCGCTACGTTGCCGAGAGTGCCCGCGAGAATCAGCGCATAAGCCGCGGCTTCCAGTCGTGGTAAATTGCGGCGGAGCATCCAGATCAACCACGCGGACGCGGCGAAGGCGAGTGCGATAAAGAAATAGCGTTGCCAACCGCCGGCCCCGGCCAGAAAGCTGAACGCCGCGCCCGGATTGCGCACATGCACGAGATTGAAGAACGGTGCGATCTCCACACGCGTGCCGAGCAGCATGGAGGATGCCACGCTGAGCTTGACGACGTGGTCGAGCAGCGCGATCAGCCCCGCCAACAACAGCCATCGTGGCCACTCGCCTGTTCGTGATGAATGAAGCATGACCATGGCTCAATCAAAGAGGTCCGATCGCTTTGTAGGCAACGCGGCGGGACTTAACGCTTGTCCCCCTGGTTGATGCGGTGCCCTGTTCGCAGCCCGGGCCAAAGCGAAGAACTTCCCACCAGTCATTTGCGCAGCAACCTCAACCCGTTGCCGACCACCAGCAGGCTGGCGCCCATGTCGGCAAACACCGCCATCCACATGGTGGCCTGGCCGGTAAAGGTCAGCACCAGAAATACGGCCTTGATGCCGAGCGCCAGCGCAATGTTCTGCTTCAGCACCCCGGCAGTGGACCGGGATAGCCGTACGAACGCCGGGAGCTTGCGCAGATCGTCGTCCATCAGCGCGACGTCGGCCGTTTCGATCGCCGTGTCCGTCCCGGCGGCCCCCATCGCGAAACCGATATCGGCCCGTGCCAGTGCAGGCGCGTCGTTGATGCCATCGCCGACCATGCCGATGGCCCCTTGTCCGGCAAGCTGCTCGATTTCGCGCTGCTTGTCTTCGGGCAGCAGGTTGCCACGCGCGCGATCGATACCGACCTGCTGCGCGATCGCCTCCGCGGTATGCGGGTTGTCACCGCTCAACATCAGGGTTTTGATGCCCAGCGCATGCAACTCCTTGATCGCTTGGCGACTGCTGTCCTTGATGGTGTCGGCCACGCCGAACAGCGCGCGTACGCCGTCCGGGCCGATCAGCATCACAACGGTCTTGCCCTGGGTTTCAAGCGCGGCAAGGCTCGCTTCCAGCACCGGTGAGCACACGCCCAGTTCCTCGACCAGACGATGATTGCCCAGGTGATAGAGCACACCGTCGATATAACCCCGGACACCGCGCCCGGGCAAGGCCGCAAAGTCGGTGACGTCGCGCAGGGCTCGACCTTGGTCCTGCGCCGCGCGGGCTACCGCCTGGGAGACGGGGTGATCGGAGCGAACTGCCAGACTGGCGGCAAGCATCTCGGCGGCCGAAGCGTCGGCGCCATCCCAGGCCACGACATCGGTCAGCGCCGGCTTGCCGTGGGTGATGGTGCCGGTTTTATCGAGCGCCAACCACGTCAGCT
This window contains:
- the lspA gene encoding signal peptidase II — its product is MVMLHSSRTGEWPRWLLLAGLIALLDHVVKLSVASSMLLGTRVEIAPFFNLVHVRNPGAAFSFLAGAGGWQRYFFIALAFAASAWLIWMLRRNLPRLEAAAYALILAGTLGNVADRVARGQVVDYLDFYWRAWHWPAFNLADVAISLGAICLLGATRMQRQYARSGIESG
- a CDS encoding YdcF family protein encodes the protein MLALLFAIGLFIVAWQIVSYGEQSFNAPVDAAIVLGAAVWGNKPSPVYRERINEAITRYQNKQVRYLVFTGGTPGADYPSEGKVGREYAIKHGVPPDAILAETTSRTTWQNLVNAKKLLDPLGIHTVLLVSDPLHLRRATAMANDIGLQALPGPTSSSRFESLSTRANFLWREIWLYLDYLIFKQPS
- a CDS encoding NRAMP family divalent metal transporter, which translates into the protein MLADTDAGSIITAAQSGAQWGYSLLLLQAILIPILFVVQELTVRLGIVTGQGHGRGIQQHFGPVWARISVGTLLLACVGALVSELSGIAGVGALVGIPAWQSMAVVVVGLVAMAYTGSYLTVERIALAVGMFEFVFLLVAWKAQPEAHQLVSGAMSMPLHDTKYLYLIAANIGAVIMPWMVFYQQSAVVEKGLTIDDLPAARWDTAVGAVVTQLIMGAVLVATAATIGRAGNGQSLDTVQQIAQAITPFLGERTGTFMFALGMIGAALVATIVVTLTAARALGEVMGFKHSLEHHPREAPWFYGVYTLALALGGILVASGVDLVKLSVGVQVMNALLLPIVLGFLYVLARRALPEPHSLKGGYAALVVTIIVLTAGFGLYSGVVGALG
- a CDS encoding undecaprenyl-diphosphate phosphatase — encoded protein: MNLLQILVLAVVQGAAELLPVSSSAHVIVAEKLMGLDPTAPQMTLLLVMLHTGTMFAVIAYFWKSWRATYFSSGQAFRTNALCILVATLATGIVGVTLLQFIKHVVVADSANFEIEHLFGNSRLIAAALAAAGLLIILSSRLQDRGIDNLSLRQSAWIGAVQGLCLPFRGFSRSGATISAGLALGVARRRAEEFSFALAVVLTPAVIVKEAYRLYKEYAATTTAMHSDGFLHLMGPSMIGMAMSFLAGWVALRWLSRWLEQGRWHFFGFYCLLASLLVLWIG